The stretch of DNA GCAGGTTGTTCCACGGCGTGGCCAGGATGAAGTTCATCGGCTCGAAGCCCAGCCACACGATGAACTGGTTCAGCAGCCCGATCTGCTGGATGTTCTGCTGGTTGGGCCGGTACTCGTACACGAACTTCCAGATGATCGCCGCGCCGACGAACGAGATCGCCATCGGCAGGAAGATCAGCGCCTTCGCGAACGCCTCGAACCGGGTGCGGTCCACGAGCACGGCGTAGACCAGGCCGATCGCCGTGGAGAGGATCGGGGTGATCACCACCCACAGCAGCGTGTTGCGCAGCACGACCACGAGGTCGGGCTGGGTGAAGATCCGGATGTAGTTGTCCAGCCCGACGAAGCCCGCGCTCCTCGCGTCGAGGAAGGACTGCACGACGGTGCGCGTTGCCGGGTAGAGCAGCCCGATGAGCAGGAGCAGGAGGGCGGGCGCTGTGAACGCGATGCCGGACACCAGGTCCGTCCGGCGGCCCCTCGCGCGGTTGGCGACGAGCAGGACCACGCCCATCACGGCGGCGAAGACAGCCACCGCGACCAGCAGTTGGAGCAGTTTGTCGAGCAGCGTCAAAGCCGGCTCACCTCCGAAGGGTCGCTTGATGGCCGAGAGAGGAGGCGCCGGGACGGACGGATCACGTCCGTCCCGGGCGCCGGGTACCGCTGATGCCCCCGCTTACGAGGAGGCGGGCCAGGA from Pseudonocardia cypriaca encodes:
- a CDS encoding carbohydrate ABC transporter permease → MTLLDKLLQLLVAVAVFAAVMGVVLLVANRARGRRTDLVSGIAFTAPALLLLLIGLLYPATRTVVQSFLDARSAGFVGLDNYIRIFTQPDLVVVLRNTLLWVVITPILSTAIGLVYAVLVDRTRFEAFAKALIFLPMAISFVGAAIIWKFVYEYRPNQQNIQQIGLLNQFIVWLGFEPMNFILATPWNNLLLIVVMIWIQAGFAMTVLSAAIKAIPSDIIEAARLDGVGGLRLFFYITLPSIRPAVVVVVTAISIAVLKVFDIVRTMTGGQFGTSVVANEFYVQSFRLSDLGMGSALAMILFILVVPIVVYNVRQMRKVDA